The Anaerolineae bacterium genomic sequence ATATAATGCTGGATAAACAAAACAAGGATGAGCTTGAAAAGGCGGAAACAGCGGTTGAGGCTATTTTTGATTATACACTTGAACTTGGAGGAACCATTTCCGGTGAACATGGAATAGGTATAACCAAGGCGCCTTATATTAAAAAAGAGATTGGAGATGTTGAACTTACCCTGATGAAAAATATAAAAAATGTCTTTGATCCAAAAGGCATATTAAACCCCGGCAAGATCTTCCCACTAAACACTTAGACTACAATCCTAATTGAGGTGATCTCAATTAGCGCTAAGTTATTTTGTAAACGTTTACGGCTTGAAACTTGAAATTGGAAAGTAGAAATTGGGAAGAACAGTGCAAAAGCATGAAGGCCAAATTTCCAATTTCTAATTTCAACGTTCCGTGAACGGTAATATTTTTATTGCATCTTAATAATCATATTATTCGAAGAAGCAAGATCTTCCAGTATTTCCATGCGGATATTATTTTCGCTCTCAACAGCGCAACGCAAGTTTATTGAACAATACTTTCTGCAAATCGTATCCTCGATATTGAAATCCCCAAAACATCCTAAATGAGAATTACAATAAATTCTTTCTTTTTTCATATATTCATCCCTGACAATGTCGTTAAAACCGACACCTGTGTTTTACTTTTCTTGTCGTTATATATCAACTGAAAGCAACCCAAGCATCTCACCGTGTATTTTGCCGTTAGTTGCCAGTATCTCCTTTTTATCAATCTTAAATGGATTGTTTGAAAAATCTGTAACAACAGCTCCTGCCTCAACAGCAATCAACTGGCCGGCTGCTGTATCCCATGGCTTCAGATTCTGCTCCCAAAAGCCATCAAATCGTCCGCACGCAACATAACAAAGGTCAAGAGCAGCCGAGCCAAGCCTCCTTACGCCTTGAGAAGCTTGCAGGCAATTAGAAAAGCGCTTCAGCAACGGATTTAGTATTTTCTTAAAATCATATGGGAAACCGGTTACCAGCAAGCTTTCTGAAACTGCTGCCATGCTTGATACTCTTATCGGCCTGCCATTTAGTGTAGCCCCTTCCTGTGTGGTAGCAACAAAAAGCTCTTCGGTTAATGGATTAAATACAATACCGAAAACGATATCCTGCCTTAAGGCAAAAGCTATGGAAATAGAAAAAAAGCCTAATTGATGAGCAAAGTTAGTCGTGCCGTCAAGGGGATCGACGATCCACTTATAATCAGCCTCACCATCATTCAGGCCGCCTTCCTCAGCCAGTATGGTATGATCTGGAAACTTGGCCAGGATAGTCTCAATTATTACCTTTTCCGACTCTGTATCGGCCTTTGTAACAAGATCAATAGAGCCTTTTTTGTTTATTACAGATAGCCTCCCAAGGTGAGACCTAACCACCCTGCCCGCCTTATAAGCGGCGGCAATACCAATGCTCTTAATAAGTTCCAAATCCATATGAATTCATATAATATATATTTATAGCAGTAAGTCAACCTTGATGAATTCGTAAAAATTAAGCACTGATTAAAGCCTGCATCTTTTCAAGAAGAGGAGGCAGGGTTAACTCGTTATTAGCTGAAACAGCTATCCCGTCAAGCTGCCTGACATACCTGTCTATCATTTCTCTGTCAACAGCATCCTGTTTGTTTAG encodes the following:
- a CDS encoding inositol monophosphatase family protein; protein product: MDLELIKSIGIAAAYKAGRVVRSHLGRLSVINKKGSIDLVTKADTESEKVIIETILAKFPDHTILAEEGGLNDGEADYKWIVDPLDGTTNFAHQLGFFSISIAFALRQDIVFGIVFNPLTEELFVATTQEGATLNGRPIRVSSMAAVSESLLVTGFPYDFKKILNPLLKRFSNCLQASQGVRRLGSAALDLCYVACGRFDGFWEQNLKPWDTAAGQLIAVEAGAVVTDFSNNPFKIDKKEILATNGKIHGEMLGLLSVDI